From Suricata suricatta isolate VVHF042 chromosome 1, meerkat_22Aug2017_6uvM2_HiC, whole genome shotgun sequence, a single genomic window includes:
- the ATOH1 gene encoding protein atonal homolog 1, producing MSRLLHAEEWAEVKELGDHHRHPQPHHLPQPPPPQPPATLQTREHPVYPAELSLLDSTDPRAWLAPTLQGICTARAAQYLLHSPELGASEAAAPREEADSRGELVRRSGSGGGGKSPGPAKVREQLCKLKGGVVVEELSCSRQRAPSSKQVNGVQKQRRLAANARERRRMHGLNHAFDQLRNVIPSFNNDKKLSKYETLQMAQIYINALSELLQTPSGGEQPPPPPASCKSDHHHLRAAAPYEGGAGTATAAGAQPASGGGPRPTPSGNCRTRFSAPASAGGYSVQLDALHFSTFEDSALTAMMAQKNLSPSLPGGILQPVQEESSKTSPRSHRSDGEFSPHSHYSDSDEAS from the coding sequence ATGTCCCGCCTGCTGCACGCAGAGGAGTGGGCTGAAGTGAAGGAGTTGGGAGACCACCATCGCCATCCCCAGCCGCACCACCtgccgcagccgccgccgccaCAGCCACCTGCGACCCTGCAGACAAGAGAGCATCCTGTGTACCCGGCCGAGCTGTCCCTCCTGGACAGCACCGACCCAcgcgcctggctggctcccacTTTGCAGGGCATCTGTACGGCACGCGCCGCCCAGTACTTGCTGCATTCCCCCGAGCTGGGTGCCTCAGAGGCTGCAGCTCCCCGGGAGGAGGCGGACAGCCGGGGGGAGCTGGTGAGGAggagcggcagcggcggcggcggcaagAGTCCCGGGCCAGCGAAAGTGCGGGAACAGCTGTGCAAGCTGAAAGGCGGGGTGGTGGTAGAAGAGCTGAGCTGCAGCCGCCAGCGCGCCCCTTCCAGCAAACAGGTGAACGGGGTGCAGAAGCAAAGGCGGCTGGCGGCCAACGCCAGGGAGCGACGCCGGATGCACGGGCTGAACCACGCCTTCGACCAACTGCGCAATGTTATCCCGTCCTTCAACAACGACAAGAAGCTGTCCAAATACGAAACTCTGCAGATGGCCCAGATCTACATCAACGCCTTGTCCGAGCTGCTACAAACACCCAGCGGCGGggagcagccgccgccgccgccagcaTCCTGCAAGAGCGATCACCACCATCTTCGCGCGGCTGCCCCCTACGAAGGCGGCGCGGGCACCGCGACCGCTGCGGGTGCCCAGCCAGCCTCGGGAGGGGGCCCCCGGCCGACGCCGTCCGGAAATTGCCGGACTCGCTTTTCGGCCCCGGCCTCGGCGGGAGGATACTCGGTGCAGCTGGACGCTCTGCACTTCTCGACTTTCGAGGACAGCGCCCTGACGGCGATGATGGCGCAAAAGAACCTGTCGCCTTCGCTCCCCGGGGGCATCCTCCAGCCAGTGCAGGAGGAAAGCAGCAAAACTTCGCCCCGGTCCCACAGAAGCGACGGGGAGTTTTCCCCCCATTCCCATTACAGTGACTCAGATGAGGCAAGTTAG